One Vanessa atalanta chromosome 6, ilVanAtal1.2, whole genome shotgun sequence genomic window carries:
- the LOC125064637 gene encoding sulfotransferase 1A1-like has product MVKQRKEFPHKIEDVDSKLAEELMKHYTGELTGFVRVGPKGYFFPHKYKECAADFYNMLVKPDDIFINTFPRSGTTWTQEMIWLLQNNLDFEKAKNTPLALRYPFLDFSMLVHPELEKQMFEENKQDEEKLNIVKIANMPGVEKVENVPSPRFIKSHLPLSLLPPTLLDKAKVVYVARDPRDVVVSVYHFCKMHKIHGAPDNFKTFWNYFRKGLHYYAPIFEHVKEAWNERNHPNMLFIFYEELQENLPAVVRKVASFLGKKVTNEQVQQICDHLSFNNFKNNKAVNHSLLKKINFVNTDQTFIRKGKVGSWREYFDEEMELQADEWFSINLRDSDLVYPTFPTKCIL; this is encoded by the exons ATGGTTAAGCAACGTAAGGAGTTTCCACACAAAATCGAAGATGTGGATTCGAAGCTGGCAGAAGAACTCATGAAGCATTATACag GCGAGTTAACAGGTTTTGTGAGGGTTGGACCGAAAGGTTACTTTTTCCCTCACAAATACAAAGAATGTGCGGCGGATTTTTACAACATGTTAGTGAAACCAGACGACATATTCATCAACACATTTCCAAGATCAG gTACAACATGGACACAAGAAATGATTTGGCTGCTACAGAACaatttagattttgaaaaagCTAAAAATACTCCCTTGGCGCTAAGATATCCCTTCTTAGA CTTTTCAATGTTAGTCCACCCGGAACTTGAGAAACAGATGTTTGAAGAGAATAAACAAGACGAGGAAAAGCTGAACATAGTAAAGATCGCTAACATGCCTGGTGTAGAAAAAGTCGAGAACGTACCGTCTCCCCGGTTCATCAAAAGCCATTTGCCATTATCACTTCTACCCCCTACTTTGCTGGATAAAGCAAAAGTTGTGTATGTGGCCCGTGACCCGAGAGATGTTGTGGTATCGGTGTACCATTTCTGCAAGATGCATAAAATTCATGGCGCTCCAGACAACTTTAAAACGTTTTGGAATTATTTCAGGAAAGGTTTAC attattatgcCCCTATCTTCGAACACGTCAAAGAAGCGTGGAATGAAAGAAACCATCCTAAcatgctatttattttttacgaagaATTGCAAGAG aatcttCCAGCAGTTGTTAGGAAGGTTGCTTCGTTTCTGGGAAAAAAGGTTACCAATGAACAAGTTCAGCAGATCTGTGATCATCTGAGcttcaataattttaagaacAACAAAGCTGTTAATCACTCTTTGctcaaaaaaattaactttgtcAACACCGATCAGACTTTCATCCGAAAAG GTAAAGTTGGTAGTTGGCGCGAATATTTCGACGAGGAAATGGAGTTGCAAGCTGACGAATGGTTTTCAATAAACCTTCGTGACTCTGATTTAGTATACCCAACATTTCCCACTAAGtgcattttataa
- the LOC125064966 gene encoding transmembrane GTPase Marf: MAAYVNRTISMMAGDGPHNVAMNNGTVRVNMSNVDSPLQIFVRAKKKINDIFVEIDDYVKDAVTFMHAVSGENGIATAQDVANVEAYVSKVQAIREVLKRDHMKVAFFGRTSNGKSTVINAMLHDKILPSGIGHTTNCFLQVEGSDTDEAFMRTEGSEEKLNVQSVSQLGHALCASRLQECSLVHVHWPRELCALLRDDVVLVDSPGVDVTPNLDQWIDKHCLDADVFVLVANAESTLMVTEKNFFHKVSTKISQPNIFILNNRWDASASEPEYLDQVRSQHANRCVDFLSRELRVCSPKEAEERIFFISAKEALLTRMREREKPVSSPLLADGHQVRYFEFVDFERKFEECISQSAVRTKFAQHSRRGKNIAGDVMAALELVYNSSSEQKAAKVEKQRVLQEQLSAVEEQLTAITRQMKDKIGRMVESVEHKVSLTLSQEIRRLSALVDEYEAPFRSERGALEQYKRALHRHVEAGLGSRLKKRLSADIGHEMDEAQKEMAERMYNILPMHKRAAAASYIVPHQQPFEVLYRLNCDNLCADFQEDLTFRFSYGITALIQRFQGRNTNKIALKNPPTVTQIPPSMPPAAQEAPRPAPGVGPLSAEEWSMVSKFALGALTSQGTMGGLLLSGLLLKTVGWRVVAVTGLVYGALYAYERLTWTTRAQERVFKRQYVAHAGRKLRLIVDLTSANCSHQVQQELSTMFARLCRLVDEATTEMDSELTEVKEAIKMLDGASTSAKKLRNKANYLCHELELFDDAFLKH, from the exons ATGGCTGCATATGTTAACCGTACAATATCGATGATGGCTGGCGACGGGCCTCATAACGTCGCTATGAACAATGGGACTGTTCGTGTCAATATGTCAAATGTGGATTCGCCTCTACAGATATTTGTAAGAGCCAAAAAGAagattaatgatatatttgttgAAATTGATGATTATGTCAAGGATGCAGTTACATTTATGCATG CTGTGTCTGGGGAGAATGGTATTGCGACAGCACAAGATGTTGCGAATGTTGAAgcgtatgtcagtaaagtacaagcCATACGGGAGGTTCTTAAACGAGATCACATGAAAGTGGCATTCTTTGGAAG gacgAGCAATGGTAAGAGCACAGTCATCAATGCTATGCTTCACGACAAGATCTTGCCGAGTGGCATAGGTCACACCACCAACTGCTTCCTGCAGGTGGAGGGATCCGATACAGACGAGGCCTTCATGAGGACAGAAGGTTCCGAGGAGAAGCTCAATGTACAG TCGGTGAGCCAGCTGGGCCACGCGCTGTGCGCGTCGCGGCTGCAGGAGTGCTCGCTGGTGCACGTGCACTGGCCGCGCGAGCTGTGCGCGCTGCTGCGCGACGACGTGGTGCTGGTGGACAGCCCCGGCGTCGACGTCACGCCCAACCTGGACCAGTGGATCGACAAGCACTGCCTCGACGCCGACGTGTTCGTGCTCGTCGCCAACGCCGAGTCCACGCTCATGGTCACC GAGAAGAATTTCTTTCACAAAGTTTCGACGAAGATATCGCAACCGaatatattcatattgaatAATCGATGGGACGCTTCCGCTTCGGAACCCGAGTATTTAGAccaa GTGCGCAGCCAGCACGCCAACCGCTGCGTGGACTTCCTGTCCCGCGAGCTGCGCGTGTGCTCCCCCAAGGAGGCGGAGGAGCGCATCTTCTTCATCTCGGCCAAGGAGGCGCTGCTCACGCGCATGCGCGAACGGGAGAAGCCAGTCTCCT CGCCGCTGCTGGCGGACGGGCACCAGGTGCGCTACTTCGAGTTCGTGGACTTCGAGCGCAAGTTCGAGGAGTGCATCAGCCAGTCCGCCGTGCGCACCAAGTTCGCGCAGCACTCGCGCCGCGGGAAGAACATCGCCGGCGACGTCATGGCGGCGCTCGAGCTC GTGTACAACAGCTCGAGCGAGCAGAAGGCCGCGAAGGTGGAGAAGCAACGCGTTCTCCAGGAGCAGCTGTCGGCCGTGGAGGAGCAGCTCACCGCCATCACGCGCCAGATGAAGGACAAGATCGGTCGCATGGTGGAGAGCGTGGAGCACAAG GTGTCGCTGACGCTGAGCCAGGAGATCCGGCGGCTGTCGGCGCTGGTGGACGAGTACGAGGCGCCGTTCCGCAGCGAGCGCGGCGCGCTGGAGCAGTACAAGCGCGCGCTGCACCGCCACGTGGAGGCCGGCCTCGGCTCGCGCCTCAAGAAGCGCCTGTCCGCCGACATCGGCCACGAGATGGACGAGGCGCAGAAGGAGATGGCCG AACGCATGTACAACATACTGCCCATGCACAAGCGAGCGGCGGCAGCCAGCTACATCGTGCCCCACCAGCAACCCTTCGAAGTGCTCTACCGCCTCAACTGCGACAACCTCTGCGCCGATTTCCAAGAGGATCTGACGTTCCGCTTTTCTTACGGGATCACGGCTCTGATCCAGCGCTTCCAGGGACGGAACACGAATAAAATCGCCTTAAAGAATCCTCCAACGGTAACACAG ATCCCTCCGTCGATGCCCCCCGCGGCGCAGGAGGCCCCGCGCCCCGCCCCCGGCGTGGGCCCGCTCAGTGCGGAGGAGTGGAGCATGGTCTCCAAGTTCGCCCTCGGCGCGCTCACCTCGCAGGGCACCATGGGCGGCCTGCTGCTCTCCGGACTG TTGCTGAAGACGGTGGGCTGGCGGGTGGTGGCGGTGACGGGGCTGGTGTACGGCGCGCTGTACGCGTACGAGCGGCTGACGTGGACCACGCGCGCGCAGGAGCGCGTGTTCAAGCGGCAGTACGTGGCGCACGCCGGCCGCAAGCTGCGCCTCATCGTCGACCTCACCTCCGCCAACTGCAGCCACCAGGTGCAGCA AGAGCTCTCCACGATGTTCGCTCGGCTCTGTCGTTTGGTGGACGAGGCGACCACCGAGATGGACAGCGAGCTGACCGAAGTCAAGGAGGCTATTAAAATGTTAGACGGAGCGTCCACCTCCGCCAAGAAACTGAGGAACAAGGCGAACTACCTCTGCCACGAACTGGAGCTATTCGATGACGCTTTCCTCAAACATTAG
- the LOC125064700 gene encoding uncharacterized protein LOC125064700, with the protein MAYTIVSELRHPDTYTSYLILQAVQVIPERAKVVYVNKKYFYNYTFDVRRYSRKSGYQINIESTLKHQWTNNVSIHISFYEYLHNEYRRSFIEFNYKYCDLLKYEKYFTPALLTYGITCPLPPGTYRFSNMTVPMENFPNVFPFEKARVDIENFAANESMLQLQLYASFKNKISRN; encoded by the exons ATGGCTTACACGATTGT GTCTGAGCTAAGACATCCTGACACTTATACATCGTATTTAATCTTACAGGCTGTTCAAGTGATACCAGAGAGGGCCAAAGTagtatacgtaaataaaaaatacttctataACTACACCTTTGATGTCAGACGATATAGCAGGAAGAGCGGTTACCAGATCAATATCGAGTCCACCTTGAAACATCAATGGACTAATAATGTTTCG ataCATATTTCATTCTACGAGTATCTTCACAATGAATACAGACGGTcgtttatagaatttaattacaAGTATTGTGATTTactgaaatatgaaaaatatttcactcCTGCACTTCTTACGTATGGCATCACGTGTCCTCTTCCGCCT ggaACTTATCGCTTCTCGAACATGACGGTGCCGATGGAGAATTTCCCGAACGTATTTCCCTTCGAGAAAGCCCGTGTTGACATCGAGAATTTTGCTGCCAACGAGTCTATGCTCCAGCTACAATTGTACGCATCTTTCAAGAATAAAATTtcgagaaattaa
- the LOC125064937 gene encoding B-cell CLL/lymphoma 7 protein family member A, whose protein sequence is MSRSVRAETRNRVKDDIKRVMQAVEKVRHWEKKWVTIGETTMKIYKWVPISTNEQKKKHAAKRENKENTLTPKKMHDSSNSNFGMAEDSNTCFSTVSDSQGPTDFTSTHMNFSEDSNSQSSGTTTPAKRLKTD, encoded by the exons ATGTCTCGTTCCGTGCGTGCCGAAACTAGGAAccgtgtgaaagatgatatcaAAAGAGTCATGCAAGCTGTTGAAAAAGTTCGCCATTG GGAGAAAAAATGGGTGACTATTGGGGAAACAACCATGAAGATATACAAATGGGTGCCGATATCCACGAATGAACAGAAGAAGAAACATGCAGCGAAACGAGAAAATAAAGAGAATACACTAACACCCAAAAAAATGCACGACTCTTCTAATTCCAATTTCGGAATGGCAGAGGACTCGAATACAT GTTTCTCAACAGTAAGTGATTCTCAGGGCCCCACAGACTTCACCTCGACGCACATGAACTTTTCTGAAGACTCCAATTCACAGAGCAGTGGTACCACAACACCCGCCAAAAGATTAAAAACAGACTGA
- the LOC125064699 gene encoding cilia- and flagella-associated protein 251-like, whose product MDSSIEKYHSVPNLQRKMSSEPDIRHLYSLSLSQIRKRAEFGEYNYKPSPFNIRWIHGYNPKVGVINLNDKGSTVAFYAAGNCAVLYNWTTNNMMILQGHKHVVTCISSDSAGKWLVTADSGSENVIIIWDSTDYFPQKTIFNPHRNVKLAKVTMSTDAKYLLTLGYHEKATISWWIWSFGHDVPHASLEVGIPRGGIIEMDFNPHQSEQFLLMTKSNIWIGISAKVFIIERGLLKETNDYELKIRVVEHKLNPENGRLTCFTFVQETSQVLVATSRGAVLVYGYNIEYKKKENMDATNYESLKFIKVLKVEQRKIHVIKSIDGIIATGNSIGEIHFYDSQMKLLYWVHGFTVDCIKGISFNISPRSYKILDPKCRTLCPCWEKVVTEVDASTGQLQQKLIKKDIPSDATSAGKPFLIRDFIVCTSNQGVGFVDFVTEKLVTIMDNKPSPATSLAIHPEKPYVCIGYADGSIELFNYVQHKLFVRIDLREHYKVVIPPKEDSIKGDVEIMKPQISVKCLKYSPSGLHLACGLDTGELIFLHPTIMNILTQTPHKDTTHAITHIEFSTDSLSLAIADKGRTVCVYKYNCTEFVWSFVGKHRAHYKDITAVIFLPKKNANGEYKLLSLGSDRIMVEYDIGSSSDGYLEVLSLDRIDQSAVPLYGIPWNNPPDIDPETQRTDLPMILICNDEFKYKIVNYATTMTLSTILGPKYEHPVCRMQLITSKKDDVETQYLLFATKTVIGLRKMPIDGNPWKHVALLGHPIQVIDLCYREDHGILFTIGSRDSCMYQWAANYRSVETTSKQGGGDLDPYYCLIENGRPGWLFHEIRDLFYYIQILCQGTFSPAMRRVKDYIPIESLPDLMRALGYFPSDYEVENLIVEAKYKVYNRIPSTEIDFEEFVKLYLNHRPAFGESFKKIRNAFRYFGTMDDTNISMNREDFISMLSNNGEYFSRELSWYLLSILNGQSFEDRSEMSEGDFSFLPEVITLEELATNIIGIHDTDMCSDVHSIKDSFGSQQTISSDSEEAGNTNFV is encoded by the exons ATGGACAGttctatcgaaaaatatcaTTCTGTGCCTAATCTACAAAGAAAAATGAGTAGTGAGCCGGACATTCGACACCTATACAGTCTCTCATTGTCCCAGATCAGAAAACGAGCTGAATTCGGAGAATACAATTATAAACCATCGCCTTTT AATATACGCTGGATTCATGGGTACAATCCAAAAGTAGGTGTGATCAATCTTAACGACAAAGGCTCTACTGTAGCGTTCTATGCCGCGGGTAATTGTGCGGTGCTGTACAACTGGACCACTAACAATATGATGATACTTCAAGGACAT AAACATGTGGTTACGTGTATATCATCAGACAGTGCTGGCAAATGGCTGGTCACTGCTGATTCAGGATCTGAAAACGTCATTATAATATGGGATAGCACTGACTATTTCCCTCAGAAGACAATCTTCAATCCTCACAGAAACGTGAAGTTGGCAAAGGTTACCATGAGTACCGACGCTAAGTATCTATTGACCCTTGGATACCATGAGAAAGCGACGATTAGCTGGTGGATTTGGTCTTTCGGGCACGATGTTCCTCACG CTTCGTTAGAAGTTGGCATTCCTCGCGGAGGTATTATTGAAATGGATTTCAATCCACACCAATCTGAACAATTCCTATTGATGACGAAGAGTAACATTTGGATTGGTATTTCcgct aaagtATTCATCATTGAAAGAGGACTcttaaaagaaacaaatgactacgaattaaaaataagggTTGTAGAACATAAACTCAACCCTGAAAATGGCCGTCTGACGTGCTTCACTTTCGTCCAAGAGACTTCACAAGTTCTAGTCGCCACCAGTCGGGGAGCTGTCCTTGTGTACGGAtacaatatagaatataaaaaaaaggaaaacatgGACGCGACAAATTATGAAAgcttaaagtttattaaagttCTAAAAGTAGAGCAGAGGAAAATTCATGTTATCAAAAGTATTGATGG AATTATCGCTACTGGTAACAGTATCGGCGAGATTCATTTCTACGATTCGCAAATGAAGCTGCTGTACTGGGTCCATGGATTTACCGTTGACTGCATTAAAGGAATCAGTTTCAATATATCACCAagaagttataaaattttagatcctaaat gtAGAACGCTATGTCCGTGTTGGGAGAAAGTTGTAACCGAAGTAGACGCAAGTACCGGACAGCTCCAGCAAAAACTCATAAAGAAGGATATTCCTTCAGACGCTACTTCAGCTGGAAAACCATTTCTCATACGGGATTTCATCGTAT GCACGAGTAATCAAGGCGTTGGCTTTGTTGATTTCGTAACAGAGAAGTTAGTGACAATCATGGACAACAAACCATCGCCTGCAACGTCCCTAGCAATACACCCAGAGAA ACCATACGTTTGTATCGGATATGCAGATGGCTCTATCGAGTTGTTTAACTACGTACAACACAAGCTTTTCGTGAGAATCGATTTACGAGAGCACTACAAAGTAGTGATCCCACCCAAAGAAGACTCAATAAAAGGAGACGTGGAGATTATGAAACCACAGATCAGTGtcaaatgcttaaaatattcaCCTTCAG GTCTTCATTTGGCATGTGGCTTAGACACAGGCGAATTAATTTTTCTTCACCCCACAATAATGAATATCCTAACGCAGACACCACACAAGGATACGACCCATGCCATAACGCACATAGAATTCAGCACTGATTCTTTATCACTGGCTATTGCA gatAAGGGCAGAACAGTTTGTGTATACAAGTACAATTGTACGGAATTCGTCTGGAGTTTTGTCGGGAAACACAGGGCTCATTACAAAGATATTACAGCGGTTATATTTCTACCCAAGAAGAATGCTAATGGGGAGTATAAATTACTGTCTCTCGGTAGTGACAGAATTATGGTAGAATATGACATTGGGTCGAGTTCTGATGGATATTTAGAAGTTCTGAGTTTGGATAGAATTGATCAAAGTGCTGTGCCGCTATATGGAATACCATGGAATAATCCTCCTGATATTGATCCCGAAACGCAACGCACTGATTTACCAATGATTCTTATTTGTAATGATGAA ttcaaatacaaaattgtcAACTACGCAACAACAATGACACTGTCAACAATATTAGGACCCAAATACGAGCACCCTGTATGCCGGATGCAATTGATAACGAGTAAAAAAGACGACGTTGAGACTCAGTACCTGTTATTTGCGACGAAAACCGTTATAGGTTTGCGAAAGATGCCGATTGATGGGAACCCGTGGAAACATGTCGCTTTACTTGGGCATCCAATACAG GTAATCGACTTGTGTTATCGCGAAGACCACGGAATCTTATTCACAATAGGGAGTAGAGACAGCTGTATGTATCAATGGGCCGCTAACTACAG ATCAGTAGAGACAACTTCAAAACAAGGTGGTGGCGACTTAGACCCGTATTATTGTCTGATAGAAAATGGCCGTCCTGGCTGGTTGTTCCATGAGATCCGAGACCTATTCTACTACATCCAGATCTTATGTCAGGGTACCTTCTCCCCAGCAATGAGACGCGTGAAGGATTATATTCCGATTGAATCATTGCCAGACCTTATGCGTGCTTTGGGATACTTCCCTTCAGACTATGAG GTGGAAAACTTAATAGTCGAAGcaaaatacaaagtttataaTCGAATACCCTCTACTGAGATAGACTTTGAAGAGTTTGTGAAGCTGTATCTGAATCATCGACCGGCTTTTGGCGAAAGCTTTAAGAAGATCAGAAACGCTTTCCGTTACTTTGGTACAATGGACGACACTAATATCTCTATGAATCGAGAAGACTTTATTTCTATGCTCAGTAACAATg gTGAATATTTCTCACGAGAGCTTTCTTGGTACTTACTTTCGATACTAAATGGCCAGAGCTTCGAAGATAGGAGTGAGATGTCAGAAGGGGATTTCTCATTTTTACCTGAg GTAATAACTTTAGAAGAACTGGCAACAAATATAATTGGTATACATGACACCGATATGTGTTCAGATGTTCATTCGATTAAAGACTCCTTTGGATCTCAACAGACAATATCATCTGATTCCGAAGAAGCAGGGAATACgaattttgtgtaa
- the LOC125064967 gene encoding SAC3 domain-containing protein 1, with translation MYKMSHYNNQNITLDTKYDDNKQCIVGTCSDMCPREEVTLRKKEKLVHVLEVTGSGYKLIKSYSRSAASANMAVPRLLRPYPVLFDTIHYLLLKVSNRSDVPMSVLYDFLNDRLRAVRQDMTIQRLPPEECIVLLEPMIRFYVYFGYRLCEHPLSEYDPVLNKKYLLECLKWYLSSCDLIERSKVGVTDVDEIIDNLSSLNVNRGKDGTLSCDRILVESLYILCNLDDIHPLYRYLNLPKSIKRVSILKLTYNIALAHQHGNYIRMLQLSTRLCPLTFSVLCLYLPSLQKRALQSLSTAFNSKHLTVPVRVVQKWLAFNSEEEVRSACKYYGLEATDGVFFNKSNFKLHENMLPPKKYYKAKILSLKLEDMLSYTI, from the exons atgtataaaatgtccCATTATAATAATCAGAATATAACTCTAGACACAAAATATGATGATAACAAGCAGTGCATCGTTGGAACATGTTCAGACATGTGTCCACGTGAAGAAGTTACTTT gcgGAAAAAAGAAAAGTTGGTGCATGTTCTAGAAGTTACTGGTTCgggatacaaattaattaaaagttactcCCGTTCGGCGGCCAGTGCTAATATGGCAGTGCCTCGTCTTTTGAGGCCATATCCAGTGCTCTTTGACACTATACACTATTTGTTGctaaa GGTATCAAATAGATCAGACGTTCCAATGTCAGTTTTGTATGACTTTCTAAATGATCGTCTAAGGGCTGTAAGGCAAGATATGACTATACAAAGGCTTCCACCAGAGGAGTGCATTGTTCTACTAGAACCTATGATTAGATTTTATGTCTACTTTGGCTATag gttatgTGAACATCCACTGAGTGAATATGATCCTGTTCTAAACAAGAAATATCTGTTGGAATGTCTGAAATGGTACTTAAGTAGTTGTGACCTTATAGAACGGAGTAAGGTTGGAGTGACTGATGTTGATGAGATCATTGATAATTTATCATCTTTGAATGTTAATAGAGGGAAAGATGGAACTCTCTCATGTGACAGAATATTGGTAGAAAGCTTGTATATCTTATGTAATTTAGATGATATCCACCCACTTTATAGGTATTTGAATTTACCAAAATCTATAAAAAG agTTTCTATATTAAAGCTGACCTACAACATAGCATTGGCTCACCAGCATGGGAATTACATCAGAATGTTGCAACTTTCTACAAGATTATGTCCACTAACATTCTCAGTTCTCTGCTTGTATCTGCCTTCATTACAAAA aagaGCTTTGCAAAGCCTGAGTACTGCATTCAATAGTAAACATTTGACTGTGCCTGTGAGGGTGGTACAAAAGTGGCTAGCATTCAACAGTGAGGAGGAAGTGCGTTCGGCTTGTAAATATTATGGTCTGGAAGCTACTGATGGTGTATTCTTTAACAAGAGTAATTTTAAACTCCATGAAAATATG ctCCCACcgaaaaaatactataaagcaaaaatattaagtttgaaGCTTGAAGATATGCTATCCTAtactatttaa